In bacterium HR17, the following are encoded in one genomic region:
- the nosZ gene encoding Nitrous-oxide reductase, producing MRRNWHWWGALAATAAFALAIGYLLGRQQSAPKGATLPPSRRPAVGVPAEAMELVRARKLTPEDVTAALETYMPAGRHDEYVMFASGGHSGQVLVVGIPSMRLLKVIGVFTPEPWQGYGYGVQETAFTAGLLDGRNPFNGVKVNGKVIAWGDTHHPNLSETDGDYDGQFLFIGDKASARLAVVDLRDFETKQIVKNPLGYSSHGAAFVTPNTEYVVEVSQYAAPLGGRYAPIERYKEEYRGWMTFWKFDRKQGRIVPEQSFAIELPPYWQDLADCGKGVSDGWAFCNSFNTEMATGGIEEGNPPFEAGTAERDMDYLHIVNWKKAEQLVKAGKAVTVNGLKVIPLKVAADEGILFFAPEPKSPHGVDVCPCGNHIVVGGKLDPHVTVYSMRKILDAVKRKDFEGRDPYGVPILRFDAVRAAQVEVGLGPLHTQWDNQGYAYTSLFLDSAVARWTMGDCKFKAPEKPWTLVQKIPVRYNVGHIAAAHGDTVNPHGKWLVALNKWSIDNFVGVGPLLPQTFQLIDISKTGESGRVVYTMPIGIGEPHYAQIIKADKLKAWEIYPEVGWNPLAEAKHPKATTKGRIVRNGRTVEVFMTVIRSHFEPEHIRVKRGDRVILHITNLERTKDATHGFALGPFNINASIEPGETVTMEFTADTPGVFPFYCSEFCSALHLEFAGYLLVEP from the coding sequence ATGCGACGAAACTGGCATTGGTGGGGAGCGTTGGCAGCAACTGCCGCCTTTGCCCTCGCCATCGGTTACCTGTTAGGTAGGCAGCAATCAGCACCAAAAGGTGCAACCTTGCCTCCCAGTCGGCGCCCTGCAGTCGGTGTGCCCGCTGAAGCGATGGAGTTGGTGCGTGCCCGCAAATTGACCCCTGAGGATGTCACCGCTGCACTGGAAACTTACATGCCCGCAGGTCGTCACGATGAGTATGTCATGTTCGCGTCGGGCGGTCACAGTGGGCAAGTGTTAGTCGTTGGCATCCCGTCCATGCGACTGCTGAAAGTTATCGGCGTGTTCACCCCAGAACCATGGCAGGGTTACGGCTATGGCGTTCAAGAGACGGCGTTCACCGCCGGTTTGTTGGACGGGCGCAATCCCTTCAACGGGGTCAAGGTGAACGGCAAGGTTATCGCGTGGGGTGACACGCACCACCCTAACCTCAGCGAAACCGACGGCGATTATGACGGGCAATTTCTGTTCATCGGTGACAAAGCCAGCGCCCGCCTCGCCGTCGTTGACCTGCGGGACTTTGAGACGAAGCAAATCGTCAAAAACCCACTGGGTTACTCCAGTCACGGTGCCGCCTTCGTGACGCCCAACACCGAATATGTCGTGGAAGTCTCGCAATACGCAGCGCCGTTGGGTGGGCGCTACGCGCCCATTGAGCGCTACAAGGAAGAGTATCGGGGCTGGATGACCTTTTGGAAGTTTGACCGCAAGCAAGGGCGCATCGTCCCCGAACAATCCTTTGCCATTGAATTGCCCCCTTATTGGCAAGACCTTGCCGACTGCGGCAAAGGCGTCAGCGACGGTTGGGCATTCTGCAACTCCTTTAACACCGAAATGGCGACAGGGGGCATTGAAGAAGGCAACCCGCCTTTTGAAGCGGGGACCGCTGAACGCGATATGGACTACCTGCACATCGTCAATTGGAAGAAAGCCGAACAACTGGTCAAAGCGGGCAAAGCCGTCACGGTCAACGGTTTGAAGGTTATCCCGCTGAAAGTCGCGGCGGATGAAGGCATCCTCTTCTTTGCGCCCGAACCGAAGAGCCCCCACGGCGTGGATGTTTGCCCCTGCGGCAACCACATCGTTGTCGGTGGAAAGTTGGACCCGCATGTGACCGTTTACTCCATGCGCAAGATTTTGGACGCCGTCAAACGCAAGGACTTTGAAGGGCGCGACCCCTACGGTGTGCCCATTTTGCGCTTTGACGCGGTGCGCGCGGCGCAAGTGGAAGTCGGCTTGGGTCCGCTGCACACCCAATGGGACAATCAGGGTTATGCCTACACCAGCCTGTTTTTGGATAGCGCCGTCGCCAGATGGACGATGGGCGATTGCAAGTTCAAAGCCCCTGAAAAACCGTGGACGCTGGTCCAGAAAATCCCCGTCCGCTACAATGTCGGACACATCGCTGCCGCTCACGGCGACACGGTGAACCCGCACGGCAAGTGGCTCGTGGCATTGAACAAATGGTCCATTGACAACTTCGTCGGTGTCGGACCGCTCCTGCCTCAGACCTTCCAACTGATTGACATCAGCAAGACGGGCGAATCAGGACGCGTCGTTTACACGATGCCCATCGGCATCGGTGAACCCCATTACGCCCAAATCATCAAGGCAGACAAACTCAAGGCTTGGGAGATTTATCCCGAAGTCGGGTGGAACCCGCTGGCAGAAGCGAAACACCCCAAAGCGACGACGAAGGGGCGCATCGTTCGCAACGGCAGGACAGTGGAAGTGTTCATGACCGTCATCCGCAGTCACTTTGAGCCGGAGCATATCCGCGTCAAGAGAGGCGACCGCGTCATCCTGCACATCACCAACTTGGAACGCACTAAAGACGCCACCCACGGCTTCGCTCTCGGTCCCTTCAACATCAACGCGTCCATAGAGCCTGGCGAAACGGTGACAATGGAGTTCACCGCCGACACGCCCGGCGTCTTCCCCTTCTACTGCTCTGAATTTTGCTCGGCACTGCATTTGGAGTTTGCAGGCTACTTGCTCGTGGAACCGTGA
- a CDS encoding Putative HTH-type transcriptional regulator, whose product MGMMFSRVCQHALWAMIALAKAWQSRRWLKAAEIADTFGLPEPMVAKVLQKLVQAGLVQSQRGPKGGFRLRRPPDAVTLLDVVAAVEGAPWLNRCVLGWVQCNEAHPCPLHDLWVPHRAHQREFLQKVRVSDIAITAHF is encoded by the coding sequence ATGGGCATGATGTTTTCGCGCGTTTGCCAACATGCCTTGTGGGCGATGATAGCGTTGGCAAAGGCATGGCAGAGCCGACGGTGGCTGAAAGCCGCAGAAATCGCTGACACCTTCGGGTTGCCCGAACCGATGGTAGCAAAGGTGTTGCAGAAGTTGGTGCAAGCGGGATTAGTGCAATCGCAGCGCGGTCCGAAGGGCGGATTTCGTTTGCGCCGTCCGCCCGACGCCGTTACGCTGCTGGATGTAGTGGCAGCCGTTGAGGGAGCGCCCTGGTTGAACCGTTGCGTGTTGGGATGGGTGCAGTGCAACGAGGCTCACCCCTGCCCTTTACACGACCTTTGGGTGCCTCACCGCGCACACCAGCGCGAGTTCCTGCAAAAAGTGCGGGTGTCCGACATCGCTATCACGGCGCACTTTTAA
- the sir_3 gene encoding Sulfite reductase [ferredoxin], with the protein MADSKTALRPCQEIARAIAEALAAMDNQPTDELVLKRNYIERLKREKNPERIVDELPQLAKCDYQAIPEDDLVRLHWWGIFHDKPKVGYFCLRIKCPGGIVQPAQLRGVGELAVRYGQNYVELTTRQNFQLHYIHLTQLPEVFDRIQALGLTTKGGCGDTVRNITGCPVAGLDPHELFDPTPLLVEASRLFDATPEYSDLPRKHKITVSACPFWCTAPEINCVAFVGVEKDGRKGFTVLVGGGLASTPRLAKPLGVFIEPQDALPVMVAILELWRTNKRYRVSRVKARFKFMVDDYGPEHIRQMIEQALGRKLEDYPTTPRPIGFTNHMGVHEQKGRGTRDGERRFYIGVPVLVGQMKGEDLIVLADWLERFGGEFRITRQQNFVLTHVPESKLDDTVALLQELGYSPFACPLIANGIACTGDPFCNYAVTDAKHHLRALIDHLRAVFGDEIWRQVRLTLHMDGCPHACAQHWVGDIGLQGTAATLPDGTKHEGFDIIVGGGLGTMPRIGRQVLRRVPATELKFVIERLVRAYLRERHAGETFQQWCLRVGDEHLKAAVGDG; encoded by the coding sequence GTGGCGGACAGCAAGACGGCATTGCGCCCGTGCCAGGAGATTGCCCGCGCCATCGCTGAGGCGCTGGCGGCGATGGACAACCAGCCCACCGACGAGTTAGTCTTGAAGCGCAACTACATTGAGCGGCTGAAACGGGAGAAAAATCCCGAGCGCATCGTGGACGAATTGCCCCAACTGGCGAAATGCGACTACCAAGCCATTCCTGAAGATGACCTCGTGCGGTTGCATTGGTGGGGCATTTTCCACGATAAACCCAAAGTCGGCTACTTCTGCTTGCGCATCAAGTGCCCTGGTGGCATCGTGCAGCCGGCGCAATTGCGCGGCGTTGGCGAATTGGCGGTCCGCTACGGGCAAAACTATGTGGAGTTGACGACGCGCCAAAACTTCCAACTTCATTACATTCACCTGACGCAATTGCCTGAAGTCTTTGACCGCATCCAAGCGTTGGGATTGACGACGAAAGGCGGTTGTGGTGATACTGTGCGCAACATCACGGGTTGCCCCGTCGCCGGGCTTGACCCTCACGAACTCTTTGACCCGACGCCTCTCCTCGTGGAAGCGTCGCGGTTGTTTGACGCAACGCCCGAATACAGCGATCTGCCCCGCAAGCACAAAATCACCGTCAGCGCGTGCCCGTTTTGGTGCACGGCGCCGGAAATCAACTGCGTCGCATTTGTCGGCGTGGAAAAGGACGGGCGTAAAGGATTCACCGTGTTGGTCGGAGGTGGGCTGGCATCTACACCGCGTTTGGCGAAACCGTTGGGGGTGTTCATTGAGCCGCAAGACGCTCTCCCCGTCATGGTCGCCATCTTGGAACTATGGCGCACGAACAAGCGTTACCGCGTTTCGCGGGTCAAAGCCCGCTTCAAGTTCATGGTGGACGATTACGGTCCCGAGCACATCCGCCAAATGATTGAACAAGCGTTGGGACGCAAGTTGGAAGACTACCCTACAACACCCCGCCCCATCGGCTTCACCAACCACATGGGCGTCCATGAGCAGAAGGGGCGTGGGACAAGGGACGGGGAGCGAAGGTTTTACATCGGTGTGCCCGTGTTGGTCGGGCAGATGAAAGGCGAAGACTTGATCGTGCTGGCAGATTGGTTGGAGCGTTTCGGCGGAGAATTTCGCATCACTCGCCAGCAAAACTTTGTCCTGACCCATGTGCCCGAAAGTAAATTGGACGACACCGTCGCTTTGTTGCAGGAGTTGGGCTATTCGCCTTTCGCTTGCCCTTTGATTGCCAACGGCATCGCCTGCACAGGTGACCCCTTCTGCAATTACGCCGTGACGGACGCCAAGCACCATTTGCGGGCGCTCATTGATCATTTGCGTGCGGTTTTCGGCGATGAAATTTGGCGGCAGGTGCGGTTGACTTTGCACATGGACGGCTGCCCCCACGCTTGCGCGCAGCATTGGGTCGGCGACATCGGGTTGCAAGGGACGGCAGCGACGCTGCCGGATGGCACGAAGCATGAGGGCTTTGACATCATCGTAGGTGGCGGGTTGGGCACGATGCCCCGCATCGGGCGACAAGTCTTGCGGCGCGTCCCTGCCACTGAACTCAAATTCGTCATTGAGCGATTGGTGCGGGCATATTTGCGGGAGCGCCACGCAGGCGAAACCTTTCAGCAATGGTGCTTGCGGGTCGGCGATGAGCATTTGAAAGCCGCTGTCGGCGACGGTTAG
- the rsmI gene encoding Ribosomal RNA small subunit methyltransferase I: MSSLSSGARHGVLFVCATPIGNLQDVTLRVLDTLRQVDLIAAEDTRVALKLLNRFGIRKPLISYHQHSSPRRTRYLLERLRAGASIALVCNAGTPGVSDPGVPLVREALKAGVQVVPVPGPSAVTAALSVSGMDGQRFLFLGFLPRNRKERQALLEQVRAVPFTLVLYESPHRLRATLHDLWTILGDRTVTLCRELTKVHEEIALTTLSALHKRFENEEPVGEFTLVIEGAVPSSPPVRDEDVDAFLHQLLAQGWSVRDAAKETARRFSIPRAVAYRRALQLQR; this comes from the coding sequence TTGTCAAGCCTGTCATCGGGGGCACGACACGGTGTTTTGTTCGTGTGCGCTACGCCTATCGGGAATCTGCAAGATGTGACCCTGCGGGTGTTGGACACTTTGCGGCAGGTTGACCTGATCGCCGCAGAGGATACCCGCGTCGCGCTCAAACTCCTCAACCGCTTCGGCATCCGCAAGCCGTTGATCAGTTACCACCAACATTCGTCTCCACGACGAACGCGCTATTTGTTGGAGCGGTTGCGTGCCGGTGCATCTATCGCGTTGGTCTGTAACGCTGGCACGCCAGGTGTGTCAGACCCCGGTGTGCCGCTGGTGCGGGAAGCGCTAAAAGCGGGCGTGCAAGTTGTGCCCGTGCCCGGTCCGTCAGCGGTGACAGCGGCGTTGTCTGTCTCTGGCATGGACGGCCAGCGCTTCCTGTTTTTAGGCTTTTTGCCGCGCAACAGAAAGGAACGGCAAGCGCTGCTGGAACAGGTGCGGGCTGTTCCTTTCACCCTCGTCCTTTACGAATCCCCACACCGTTTGCGAGCGACGCTGCACGACCTTTGGACGATATTAGGCGACCGCACCGTCACTCTCTGCCGCGAACTCACCAAGGTGCATGAAGAAATCGCACTGACTACGCTTAGCGCACTCCACAAACGGTTTGAAAACGAAGAACCTGTCGGCGAATTCACCCTCGTCATTGAGGGTGCCGTCCCATCGTCCCCACCGGTTCGTGACGAAGATGTGGACGCGTTTTTACATCAATTGTTGGCGCAAGGTTGGTCAGTCCGCGACGCTGCCAAAGAAACAGCGCGGCGCTTCTCCATCCCGCGCGCCGTTGCTTACCGGCGCGCTTTACAGTTGCAGCGATGA
- the rutB gene encoding Peroxyureidoacrylate/ureidoacrylate amidohydrolase RutB, with protein sequence MLERTVTVPEYTVTERVELDPRKTALLIVDMQNDFVKEGGKLVVPTAKDTVPVIRKLLDLARQHGMLVAYTQDTHLPNDPEFPIWGEHCLIGTWGWEIVDELKPQPNELVVQKRRYDGFYGTTLDHDLRVAGVDTVIITGTVANICVLHTAGSAALRWFKVVVPKDGISALTDFDMEATLRQIHFLYRGVITTSDGIAAKR encoded by the coding sequence ATGCTGGAGCGCACCGTCACTGTGCCAGAATACACTGTCACTGAGCGCGTGGAATTAGACCCACGGAAGACGGCGTTGCTCATCGTGGACATGCAAAACGACTTTGTCAAAGAGGGCGGCAAATTGGTCGTGCCGACGGCAAAAGACACCGTTCCTGTCATCCGCAAATTGCTGGATTTAGCCCGTCAACACGGCATGTTGGTTGCCTACACGCAGGACACCCACCTGCCCAACGACCCCGAGTTTCCTATCTGGGGCGAGCACTGCCTCATCGGCACCTGGGGTTGGGAAATTGTGGATGAACTGAAGCCGCAGCCCAACGAGTTAGTCGTTCAAAAGCGTCGCTACGACGGCTTTTACGGGACGACGCTGGACCATGACCTGCGGGTCGCTGGCGTTGACACCGTGATCATCACGGGCACCGTCGCAAACATTTGCGTCCTGCACACCGCAGGCAGCGCCGCATTGAGGTGGTTCAAAGTTGTCGTTCCCAAAGACGGTATATCCGCGCTGACAGACTTTGACATGGAAGCGACCCTGCGTCAGATCCATTTCCTCTATCGCGGTGTTATCACGACTTCTGATGGTATCGCCGCTAAACGATAG